One window of the Anopheles aquasalis chromosome X, idAnoAquaMG_Q_19, whole genome shotgun sequence genome contains the following:
- the LOC126578277 gene encoding uncharacterized protein LOC126578277 has product MSSLNRPVYTLAAIRQELVDNTLQAKAIIQDTLAFRGSLEELNVLNEAGREKLANLRKGIERLDIMARDLGDEALYNEVEGQRKQFHDTLQQFRKANISTMLEIEKANKEELFQLSPNGSEVRQRAGKGTRTSMLNRSATQLMQHENVTERMLSITQQLHETTQRSAANLETLIHTSAVVEATRDELHNTAGSIRQSRSLLEKYSRRELSDVVLTLFGALLFFSCVLYVLWRRLF; this is encoded by the exons ATGTCGTCGTTGAACCGGCCGGTTTACACGCTCGCTGCCATCCGGCAGGAGCTCGTGGACAACACTCTGCAAGCCAAAGCCATCATACAG GACACGTTAGCGTTCCGCGGTTCGCTGGAGGAGCTGAATGTGCTGAATGAGGCAGGACGGGAGAAGCTGGCCAACCTGCGCAAGGGCATCGAGCGGCTGGACATAATGGCACGGGATCTCGGCGATGAAGCGCTATACAATGAGGTGGAGGGCCAGCGGAAGCAGTTTCACGA CACGCTGCAGCAGTTCCGGAAAGCAAACATCAGCACGatgctcgagatcgagaaggCGAACAAGGAGGAGCTGTTCCAGCTGAGTCCGAACGGAAGCGAGGTGCGGCAGCGGGCGGGCAAGGGCACCCGCACCTCGATGCTGAACCGCTCCGCCACCCAGCTGATGCAGCACGAGAACGTCACCGAGCGGATGCTGTCGAtcacgcagcagctgcacgaAACCACGCAACGGTCAGCAGCCAATCTGGAAACGCTGATTCACACCAGTGCCGTGGTGGAAGCGACCCGCGACGAGCTGCACAACACGGCCGGCTCGATCCGACAGTCCCGGAGCCTGCTAGAGAAGTACAGCCGAAGGGAGCTATCCGATGTCGTGCTCACCCTCTTCGGGGCGCTGCTCTTTTTCTCCTGCGTGCTGTACGTGCTCTGGCGTCGACTGTTTTga
- the LOC126579200 gene encoding uncharacterized protein LOC126579200, whose translation MKFQTMYHTPSALLALLVWMAVVGLFTLTRTTDASPVLLDKLFGFAAYQPAYSGGGYGGNQYYGYYGGGGGGGGGGGSGHTGSGFGGTRATSASSQKRQAKGRDYKDICRVVNPAPYAMPGRAPYPAAPFCPY comes from the coding sequence ATGAAATTCCAAACCATGTACCACACGCCGAGCGCACTGCTGGCACTACTGGTGTGGATGGCCGTGGTCGGGCTGTTCACGCTGACACGCACCACTGATGCTTCGCCCGTCCTGCTCGACAAGCTGTTTGGCTTTGCCGCGTACCAGCCCGCCTACTCCGGTGGTGGTTACGGTGGCAACCAGTACTACGGTTACtacggtggaggtggtggtggtggtggcggtggtgggagTGGACACACCGGCAGTGGGTTCGGTGGTACCCGGGCCACCAGTGCATCATCGCAGAAGCGGCAGGCGAAGGGGCGCGACTATAAGGACATCTGCCGGGTAGTGAATCCGGCTCCGTACGCCATGCCTGGCCGGGCACCGTATCCGGCGGCCCCCTTTTGTCCGTACTGA